One segment of Ricinus communis isolate WT05 ecotype wild-type chromosome 8, ASM1957865v1, whole genome shotgun sequence DNA contains the following:
- the LOC8282207 gene encoding actin-depolymerizing factor 2, whose protein sequence is MANAASGMAVHDDCKLRFLELKAKRTYRFIVFKIEEKQKQVIVEKVGEPAQSYEDFTASLPADECRYAVYDFDFVTAENCQKSRIFFIAWSPDTSRVRSKMIYASSKDRFKRELDGIQIELQATDPTEMGLDVFRSRAN, encoded by the exons GCTAATGCTGCATCTGGAATGGCTGTGCACGACGACTGCAAGCTAAGGTTCTTGGAGCTGAAGGCAAAAAGAACTTATCGCTTCATTGTTTTTAAGATCGAGGAGAAGCAAAAGCAGGTTATTGTGGAAAAGGTTGGTGAGCCAGCCCAAAGCTACGAAGATTTTACTGCAAGCCTTCCTGCTGATGAGTGTCGATACGCGGTTTATGATTTCGACTTCGTGACTGCAGAGAATTGTCAAAAGAGCAggattttctttattgcatg GTCTCCCGACACATCAAGGGTGAGAAGCAAGATGATCTATGCAAGTTCTAAGGACAGGTTCAAGAGAGAATTAGATGGTATCCAGATAGAGTTGCAGGCAACTGATCCTACTGAGATGGGTCTTGATGTCTTTAGAAGCCGTGCCAACTGA
- the LOC125370930 gene encoding ATP synthase subunit beta, chloroplastic-like, with protein RHKNKSFIFYIFYFQSKKKRISEKKKDSLQERITFTKEGSITSIQAAYVPADDLTDSAPATTFAHLDATTVLSRGLGAKGIYLAIDPLDLTSTMLQPQIVGKEHYETAQRVKQTLQRYKELQDIIAILGLDESSEEDRLTVARVQKIERFLSQPFFIAEVFTGSPEKYVGLADTIRGFKLILSGELDSLPEQAFYLVGNIDEATAKATNLEMENNLKK; from the coding sequence agacataaaaataaaagctttatcttttatatcttttattttcaatcgaaaaaaaaaagaatttcagaaaaaaaaaaggattctTTACAAGAACGAATTACTTTTACAAAAGAAGGGTCCATAACTTCTATTCAAGCAGCTTATGTACCTGCGGACGATTTGACTGACTCTGCTCCTGCCACGACATTTGCACATTTAGATGCTACTACTGTACTATCAAGAGGATTAGGTGCTAAAGGTATCTATCTAGCAATAGATCCTTTAGATTTAACGTCAACTATGCTCCAACCTCAAATCGTTGGTAAGGAACATTATGAAACTGCGCAAAGAGTTAAGCAAACTTTACAACGTTACAAAGAACTTCAAGACATTATAGCTATCCTTGGGTTAGACGAATCATCCGAAGAGGATCGCTTAACTGTAGCAAGAGTACAAAAAATTGAGCGTTTCTTATCACAACCCTTTTTTATAGCAGAAGTATTTACGGGTTCTCCGGAAAAATATGTCGGTTTAGCAGATACTATTAGAGGATTTAAATTGATCCTTTCTGGAGAATTAGATAGTCTACCTGAGCAGGCCTTTTATTTGGTAGGTAATATTGATGAAGCTACTGCAAAGGCTACGAATTTAGAAATGGAGAATAACTTGAAGAAATGA